The following proteins come from a genomic window of Vidua chalybeata isolate OUT-0048 chromosome 2, bVidCha1 merged haplotype, whole genome shotgun sequence:
- the TEX30 gene encoding testis-expressed protein 30 isoform X1 codes for MSGRVEVKVKIPFGDKYLDAIFSVPEKKPTYGVILTHGAGGDMNFPHLVSLAAYLASHGVLCLRFTCKGLNVAYRTKAFKAVVEYLKFCDDYKLSGVFLAGRSMGSRAAASVIRQLSEGDDDDGFIQGLVCLSYPLHRPKLQSKLRDEDLLLITCPVLFVSGSADEMCEKQLLEGVVRKMKAPKKIHWIDKANHGMAVKGRTADDVMEEVNGQVFSWLRKNVQLQHK; via the exons ATGAGCGGGCGGGTGGAG GTTAAAGTGAAAATACCTTTTGGAGACAAATACCTTGATGCTATCTTTTCTGTCCCAGAGAAGAAACCAACATATGGAGTGATTCTTACTCATGGAGCTGGAGGAGACATGAATTTCCCTCACTTAGTGTCCTTGGCAGCCTATCTTGCATCCCATGGAGTTCTGTGCCTGCGGTTTACTTGTAAAGGCCTTAATGTTGCCTACAGGACTAAGGCTTTTAAAGCAGTTGTG GAATACTTAAAATTTTGTGATGATTATAAACTTTCTGGTGTTTTCCTTGCAG GCCGTTCCATGGGCTCAcgagctgctgcctctgtgatACGTCAGCTGAGCGAgggtgatgatgatgatggctTCATTCAAGGTCTCGTGTGTTTATCCTACCCACTGCATCGACCAAAACTGCAGTCCAAGCTCCGGGATGAGGATTTATTACTGATCACGTGTCCAGTGCTGTTTGTCTCAGGATCAGCAGATGAGATGTGTGAAAAA CAATTGCTAGAAGGTGTggtgagaaaaatgaaagcccctaaaaaaatccattgGATTGATAAAGCAAACCACGGGATGGCAGTCAAAGGACGAACAGCAGATGATGTCATGGAAGAAGTAAATGGACAAGTTTTTTCTTGGCTTAGAAAGAACGTTCAATTGCAGCACAAATAA
- the TEX30 gene encoding testis-expressed protein 30 isoform X2, whose translation MNFPHLVSLAAYLASHGVLCLRFTCKGLNVAYRTKAFKAVVEYLKFCDDYKLSGVFLAGRSMGSRAAASVIRQLSEGDDDDGFIQGLVCLSYPLHRPKLQSKLRDEDLLLITCPVLFVSGSADEMCEKQLLEGVVRKMKAPKKIHWIDKANHGMAVKGRTADDVMEEVNGQVFSWLRKNVQLQHK comes from the exons ATGAATTTCCCTCACTTAGTGTCCTTGGCAGCCTATCTTGCATCCCATGGAGTTCTGTGCCTGCGGTTTACTTGTAAAGGCCTTAATGTTGCCTACAGGACTAAGGCTTTTAAAGCAGTTGTG GAATACTTAAAATTTTGTGATGATTATAAACTTTCTGGTGTTTTCCTTGCAG GCCGTTCCATGGGCTCAcgagctgctgcctctgtgatACGTCAGCTGAGCGAgggtgatgatgatgatggctTCATTCAAGGTCTCGTGTGTTTATCCTACCCACTGCATCGACCAAAACTGCAGTCCAAGCTCCGGGATGAGGATTTATTACTGATCACGTGTCCAGTGCTGTTTGTCTCAGGATCAGCAGATGAGATGTGTGAAAAA CAATTGCTAGAAGGTGTggtgagaaaaatgaaagcccctaaaaaaatccattgGATTGATAAAGCAAACCACGGGATGGCAGTCAAAGGACGAACAGCAGATGATGTCATGGAAGAAGTAAATGGACAAGTTTTTTCTTGGCTTAGAAAGAACGTTCAATTGCAGCACAAATAA
- the POGLUT2 gene encoding protein O-glucosyltransferase 2 — translation MRALWPLCLALGAAAAAAGGRPSAERSAVWGPGLRAAAALPARYFYVQAVDARGLRFTSSPGENAFQVKITAPEEQFTRVGVQVLDRKDGSFLVRYRMYASYKSLRIEVKTGDKHVAKSPYILKGPVYHENCDCPQEESSAWLEEMNCPQTIPQIQRDLANFPIVDPDKIAKEIPQRFGQRQSLCHYTIKDNEVYIKTYGEHVGFRIFMDAILLSLTRKVKMPDVEFFVNLGDWPLEKRKPPQNLHPIFSWCGSSESKDIVMPTYDLTDSVLETMGRVSLDMMSVQANTGPSWEDKNTTAFWRGRDSRKERLELVKLSRKYPEIIDAAFTNFFFFKHDESLYGPIVKHISFFDFFKYKYQINIDGTVAAYRLPYLLAGNSVVLKQDSIYYEHFYNELQPWKHYIPFKSDLSDLLEKLQWAKDHDEEAKNIAKSGQEFARNNLMGDHIFCYYFKLFQEYAGLQVSEPKIRDGMEKVQQPDDDLFPCTCHRKKAKDEL, via the exons ATGCGTGCGCTGTGGCCGCTGTGCCTCGCCCTGGGagccgcggcggcggccgcgggcgggcggccgAGCGCCGAGCGCAGCGCCGTGTGGGGGCCCGGTCTGcgcgccgcggccgcgctcccCGCGCGGTACTTCTATGTGCAGGCCGTGGACGCCCGAGGGCTGAG GTTCACTTCATCACCAGGTGAAAATGCATTCCAGGTGAAGATCACTGCTCCCGAAGAACAGTTCACTCGTGTTGGTGTACAAGTATTGGACAGGAAAGATGGTTCCTTCCTCGTGAGGTACAGGATGTATGCGAGCTACAAAAGTCTGAGGATAGAAGTCAAAACTGGAGATAAGCATGTTGCAAAGTCtccatatattttaaaag GACCTGTTTACCATGAAAACTGTGACTGCCCTCAGGAGGAAAGCAGTGCATGGCTGGAAGAGATGAACTGCCCTCAAACTATTCCACAGATTCAGAGAGACCTAGCAAATTTTCCCATTGTTGACCCAGATAAGATTGCAAAAGAAATTCCACAGAGGTTTGGACAAAGACAGAGTTTGTGTCACTACACCATCAAAGACAATGAG gtttATATAAAGACATATGGGGAACATGTTGGCTTCAGAATTTTCATGGATGCCATACTGCTGTCTTTGACCAGAAAA GTGAAAATGCCAGATGTAgaattttttgttaatttggGGGACTGGcctctggagaaaaggaagccCCCACAGAACTTGCACCCGATCTTCTCATGGTGTGGGTCCAGTGAATCAAAAGACATTGTCATGCCAACATACGACTTAACAGACTCAGTTTTGGAGACTATGGGACG AGTCAGCCTGGATATGATGTCAGTCCAAGCAAACACTGGCCCATCGTGGGAAGACAAGAATACCACAGCCTTCTGGAGAGGACGTGACAGCCGCAAAGAGAGGCTTGAGCTTGTAAAACTCAGCAGGAAATATCCAGAGATCATAGATGCTGCTttcacaaacttttttttctttaaacatgaTGAAAGCCTCTATGGCCCTATTGTTAAGCACATTTCATTTTTCGATTTTTTTAAG tatAAATATCAAATTAATATTGATGGCACAGTGGCAGCATACAGATTGCCTTATCTACTGGCAGGAAACAGTGTGGTGCTAAAGCAAGACTCCATCTACTATGAGCACTTTTATAACGAGCTGCAGCCATGGAAACATTACATCCCATTTAAAAGTGACCTGAGTGATCTGCTAGAAAAACTACAGTGGGCAAAAGATCATGATGAAGAg gcaaaaaatattgcaaaatctGGACAAGAATTTGCAAGAAACAATCTCATGGGAGACCACATTTTTTGTTACTATTTCAAACTTTTCCAG gAATATGCTGGCTTGCAAGTGAGTGAACCAAAAATCAGAGATGGAATGGAGAAGGTGCAGCAGCCTGATGATGACCTTTTCCCATGCACTTGCCACCGAAAAAAG GCCAAAGATGAACTCTGA
- the BIVM gene encoding basic immunoglobulin-like variable motif-containing protein isoform X2: protein MPTISEDEKENGSGSNGNTEDRPGKESPEASLHDPVKPYCMSDASTASLVSREDGHYPWGCPVTHTREKFYTICSDYAFLNRVTSICKSPSASVSACLSSSAALNDGNNTPNLLSVQTGASEIIYNEDANLESLPGKLGKLPLAWEIDKSEFNGVNSNLKNKAGSMKKQGTKKKSVDKKSKQYRECPQRSALEDVKERKVLDLRRWYCVSRPQYKTSCGISSLVSCWNFLYSTLGAGSLPPITQEEALHILGFQPPFEEIRFGPFTGNTTLMRWFRQINDHFHIKGCSYVLYKPHGKNKTAGETAAGALAKLTRGLKDESMAYIYHCQNHYFCPIGFEATPVKASKAYRGRVLQQEVEYWILIGEPSRKHPTIHCKRWTDIVTDLNTQNPEYLDIRHLERGLQHRKTKKVGGNLHCIIAFQRLNWQRFGPWNFPFGNVRQNKQSQTQGQGISKSESEDNISKKQHGRLGRSFSASFHQESTWKKSNLRERRNSGYQSYNDYDGND from the exons ATGCCTACTATTTcagaagatgaaaaggaaaatggttCTGGAAGTAATGGAAACACTGAAGACAGACCTGGGAAAGAATCCCCGGAAGCTTCTCTTCACGATCCTGTGAAGCCATACTGCATGTCAGACGCCTCCACTGCATCCTTGGTGTCTAGGGAAGATGGGCATTATCCATGGGGATGTCCTGTGACTCATACAAGAGAGAAATTTTATACCATCTGCTCAGACTATGCTTTTTTAAACAGAGTAACATCTATTTGTAAAAGTCCAAGTGCTTCAGTTAGTGCCTGCCTATCAAGTAGTGCTGCCTTAAATGATGGAAATAACACACCTAACTTACTCAGCGTTCAAACTGGTGCTTCAGAGATTATCTACAATGAAGATGCTAACTTGGAAAGCCTGCCTGGCAAACTTGGAAAGCTTCCACTGGCATGGGAAATAGACAAATCTGAGTTCAATGGCGTGAACTCAAATCTGAAGAACAAAGCAG GCAGCATGAAGAAACAAGGGACAAAGAAAAAATCCGTggacaaaaaaagcaaacaatacAGGGAGTGTCCTCAGCGTTCAGCTCTTGAAGACgtgaaggagagaaaagtaTTGGACCTTCGGAGATG GTATTGTGTTAGCCGACCTCAATACAAGACTTCCTGTGGAATTTCATCTTTAGTGTCTTGCTGGAATTTCTTATATAGCACACTAGGAGCTGGAAG tttaccCCCCATCACTCAAGAAGAAGCCTTGCATATACTGGGCTTTCAGCCCCCATTTGAGGAGATTAGGTTTGGTCCCTTCACTGGAAATACAACTCTAATGAG ATGGTTTAGGCAAATAAATGATCACTTCCATATCAAGGGATGCTCATATGTTCTGTATAAACCTCATGGGAAGAACAAGACAGCTGGAGAAACTG CTGCAGGGGCCCTAGCGAAGCTAACACGTGGACTGAAAGACGAATCAATGGCCTACATCTACCATTGCCAAAACCATTATTTTTGCCCAATTGGATTTGAAGCAACCCCAGTAAAAGCTAGTAAAGCCTATAG GGGTCGTGTCTTGCAGCAAGAAGTAGAATACTGGATCTTAATTGGAGAGCCCAGCAGAAAGCATCCAACAATACATTGTAAAAG GTGGACAGATATTGTCACTGACCTAAACACTCAAAATCCAGAATATCTAGATATTCGACACCTAGAGAGAGGATTGCAACATCGAAAAACAAAGAAG GTTGGAGGAAATCTTCATTGCATCATTGCCTTTCAGAGACTTAACTGGCAAAGATTTGGTCCTTGGAATTTTCCATTTGGGAATGTTAGACAGAATAAACAATCCCAAACACAAGGACAAGGAATTTCCAAATCTGAGAGTGAAGACAATATATCTAAGAAACAACACGGGCGACTGGGTCGATCTTTCAGTGCTAGCTTTCATCAGGAATCTACGTGGAAGAAATCTAATCTTCGGGAGAGGAGGAACAGTGGGTACCAGAGTTACAATGATTATGATGGAAATGATTAA
- the BIVM gene encoding basic immunoglobulin-like variable motif-containing protein isoform X1 encodes MPTISEDEKENGSGSNGNTEDRPGKESPEASLHDPVKPYCMSDASTASLVSREDGHYPWGCPVTHTREKFYTICSDYAFLNRVTSICKSPSASVSACLSSSAALNDGNNTPNLLSVQTGASEIIYNEDANLESLPGKLGKLPLAWEIDKSEFNGVNSNLKNKAGSMKKQGTKKKSVDKKSKQYRECPQRSALEDVKERKVLDLRRWYCVSRPQYKTSCGISSLVSCWNFLYSTLGAGSLPPITQEEALHILGFQPPFEEIRFGPFTGNTTLMRWFRQINDHFHIKGCSYVLYKPHGKNKTAGETAAGALAKLTRGLKDESMAYIYHCQNHYFCPIGFEATPVKASKAYRLLDLDSGDLGSVPSSTTDFQCDFRGRVLQQEVEYWILIGEPSRKHPTIHCKRWTDIVTDLNTQNPEYLDIRHLERGLQHRKTKKVGGNLHCIIAFQRLNWQRFGPWNFPFGNVRQNKQSQTQGQGISKSESEDNISKKQHGRLGRSFSASFHQESTWKKSNLRERRNSGYQSYNDYDGND; translated from the exons ATGCCTACTATTTcagaagatgaaaaggaaaatggttCTGGAAGTAATGGAAACACTGAAGACAGACCTGGGAAAGAATCCCCGGAAGCTTCTCTTCACGATCCTGTGAAGCCATACTGCATGTCAGACGCCTCCACTGCATCCTTGGTGTCTAGGGAAGATGGGCATTATCCATGGGGATGTCCTGTGACTCATACAAGAGAGAAATTTTATACCATCTGCTCAGACTATGCTTTTTTAAACAGAGTAACATCTATTTGTAAAAGTCCAAGTGCTTCAGTTAGTGCCTGCCTATCAAGTAGTGCTGCCTTAAATGATGGAAATAACACACCTAACTTACTCAGCGTTCAAACTGGTGCTTCAGAGATTATCTACAATGAAGATGCTAACTTGGAAAGCCTGCCTGGCAAACTTGGAAAGCTTCCACTGGCATGGGAAATAGACAAATCTGAGTTCAATGGCGTGAACTCAAATCTGAAGAACAAAGCAG GCAGCATGAAGAAACAAGGGACAAAGAAAAAATCCGTggacaaaaaaagcaaacaatacAGGGAGTGTCCTCAGCGTTCAGCTCTTGAAGACgtgaaggagagaaaagtaTTGGACCTTCGGAGATG GTATTGTGTTAGCCGACCTCAATACAAGACTTCCTGTGGAATTTCATCTTTAGTGTCTTGCTGGAATTTCTTATATAGCACACTAGGAGCTGGAAG tttaccCCCCATCACTCAAGAAGAAGCCTTGCATATACTGGGCTTTCAGCCCCCATTTGAGGAGATTAGGTTTGGTCCCTTCACTGGAAATACAACTCTAATGAG ATGGTTTAGGCAAATAAATGATCACTTCCATATCAAGGGATGCTCATATGTTCTGTATAAACCTCATGGGAAGAACAAGACAGCTGGAGAAACTG CTGCAGGGGCCCTAGCGAAGCTAACACGTGGACTGAAAGACGAATCAATGGCCTACATCTACCATTGCCAAAACCATTATTTTTGCCCAATTGGATTTGAAGCAACCCCAGTAAAAGCTAGTAAAGCCTATAG GTTGCTGGATTTGGACTCGGGAGACCTGGGTTCAGTTCCCAGTTCAACCACAGACTTCCAGTGTGACTTTAG GGGTCGTGTCTTGCAGCAAGAAGTAGAATACTGGATCTTAATTGGAGAGCCCAGCAGAAAGCATCCAACAATACATTGTAAAAG GTGGACAGATATTGTCACTGACCTAAACACTCAAAATCCAGAATATCTAGATATTCGACACCTAGAGAGAGGATTGCAACATCGAAAAACAAAGAAG GTTGGAGGAAATCTTCATTGCATCATTGCCTTTCAGAGACTTAACTGGCAAAGATTTGGTCCTTGGAATTTTCCATTTGGGAATGTTAGACAGAATAAACAATCCCAAACACAAGGACAAGGAATTTCCAAATCTGAGAGTGAAGACAATATATCTAAGAAACAACACGGGCGACTGGGTCGATCTTTCAGTGCTAGCTTTCATCAGGAATCTACGTGGAAGAAATCTAATCTTCGGGAGAGGAGGAACAGTGGGTACCAGAGTTACAATGATTATGATGGAAATGATTAA